In the Granulosicoccus antarcticus IMCC3135 genome, TGTTCGACTATGACGGTCTCGTCGAATCCGTGATTGGCGATCACGGCATCAGGGGTGAATTGTTGCTGGGCGCAGTACCTACGACATTGACAGGTCTGGTGCCACTGGCCGCCTCAAGGCTGAAACAGGAGTACCCGCAATTACACGTTCGAGTTATTCCGGGCCTGACAAATGAGCTCATCAGAATGCTGGAACGAGGCAGTATCGATGCTGCCATCGTGTCCAGCCCCAATGTTATTCAGAAAACCTTTTCATGGAATCTACTGGCAGTAGAACCGTTGGAGCTGCTGGCATCCCAGGAGACTGACAGTGATGATCCGATGGAGCTGCTGCAGACAAATTCCTTCATTCGTTTTTCTCGCGATGCGGTGGTCGGCGAGCTCATCGAGGCGTGGCTTGAAAGTCAGGGCATAACGGTCACTGACAGCATGGAGCTGGAGAGCCTGGAAGCTATTTCCAGTATGGTACTCAGCAATCTGGGAGTATCAATCGTACCCAGACGCTGCGTGCTGAACATGAATCCCTTACCCCTGAAACGTCTGGCGCTGACGCACAACCCGCCCAGCCGTCAACTGGGACTGCTCTATCGCCGTGACAGTACCAAGTGCATTGTTCTTGATGAAGTGCTGCGCGTACTTTTGGGCGCTGTAAAAACGGGCCAATTCCTGCCACCTCACCTGCAAACTGATTAATCATGCCCATCGAATTCTATCTCTACCTGATTGCCGGTGCTCTGGCAGGCGGGTTCATCAACGGTCTGGCAGGCTTCGGCACAGCCTTGTTTGCTCTGGGTTTCTGGTTGCAGATTCTGGAACCGGGACAGGCGGTACCTATGGTGCTTGTATCAGCCATTGTCCCGGGACTGCAGGGGGCCTGGATCGTACGCACGGAAATTCTGAATCAGCCAAAGCGTCTGATGCGTTTCCTGTTGCCGGGTCTTGTCGGTGTGCCGCTGGGTGTGAGTATGCTGGCACTGATCAATCCTGATCAGTTGAAGGTAGGCATCGGCGTCATAATGGTGCTCTACGGTGGTTATTTCTCTTTCCGGAATACGTTGCCGAAGCTGGAAAAATCCATGCCGTTTGTCGATGCCTTCATCGGCCTGATTGGCGGTATTCTGGGCGGGCTTGCTTCTCTTTCAGGGGCCTTGCCTGTCATGTGGTGTTCACTGCAGGCTTGGTCCAAATCTGATACGCGCGCTGTCCTGCAGACCTTCAATCTTGCCATCCTGACAACCGCTGCTGTGGCGTTCTTGATCAAGGGAATGTATACGCAGGAGGTTCTGAAACTGATTGCGGTGACCTTGCCGGTGTCGTTGCTTTCCGCGCAGGCAGGACTGGCCTGCTTCAAGCACCTGAATACTGATCATTTCCAACGATTGATCATCTTCATGATGTTTATATCTGGCACAGCGTTACTGATTCGCGGAGTAATCTAATTCTATTTAGAGCTGCCCTGTAGAGTTCATTATCTGTTTTTGGATAATGG is a window encoding:
- a CDS encoding LysR family transcriptional regulator gives rise to the protein MSIRLLKTLIAVEKYGKFSAAGEAVCVSHAAVSQQMQSLEEKWQVKLFDRTRRTPELTPVGRALVARAREVVFDYDGLVESVIGDHGIRGELLLGAVPTTLTGLVPLAASRLKQEYPQLHVRVIPGLTNELIRMLERGSIDAAIVSSPNVIQKTFSWNLLAVEPLELLASQETDSDDPMELLQTNSFIRFSRDAVVGELIEAWLESQGITVTDSMELESLEAISSMVLSNLGVSIVPRRCVLNMNPLPLKRLALTHNPPSRQLGLLYRRDSTKCIVLDEVLRVLLGAVKTGQFLPPHLQTD
- a CDS encoding sulfite exporter TauE/SafE family protein; translation: MPIEFYLYLIAGALAGGFINGLAGFGTALFALGFWLQILEPGQAVPMVLVSAIVPGLQGAWIVRTEILNQPKRLMRFLLPGLVGVPLGVSMLALINPDQLKVGIGVIMVLYGGYFSFRNTLPKLEKSMPFVDAFIGLIGGILGGLASLSGALPVMWCSLQAWSKSDTRAVLQTFNLAILTTAAVAFLIKGMYTQEVLKLIAVTLPVSLLSAQAGLACFKHLNTDHFQRLIIFMMFISGTALLIRGVI